One Streptomyces sp. SAI-135 DNA segment encodes these proteins:
- a CDS encoding phytanoyl-CoA dioxygenase family protein, with amino-acid sequence MSFTAVHRRAWLSEQDCDLEAFRVLVERTADPADYPYASAVERNVLLYDTERVRGAKDRRDVQEELVRALADGPGVAVFRGAFPDPAVVDRFTEVFDSLIREQYAAGTTAGDHFAKPGANERVWNALEKAALYDPAAFADYYANPVLALVSEAWLGPGYQVTSQVNVVNPGGLAQTAHRDYHLGFLSDEAAAAYPAHVHRLSPVLTLQGAVAHCDMPVESGPTLYLPYSQLFEPGYLAWRRPEFQAYFKEHHVQLPLAKGDAVFFNPALFHAAGTNRTTDVRRMANLLQVSSAFGRAMETVDREAVSNAVYPALLRRKTDGADAEWLDNVIAASAEGYPFPTNLDSDPPVDGLAPPSQADLVRRALAEGWNARVLRDELRAGADRRTS; translated from the coding sequence ATGTCCTTCACCGCCGTACACCGCCGTGCCTGGCTGTCCGAGCAGGACTGCGACCTCGAGGCGTTCCGCGTGCTCGTCGAGCGGACCGCCGACCCCGCCGACTACCCGTACGCCTCGGCCGTGGAGCGGAACGTCCTGCTGTACGACACCGAGCGCGTCCGCGGCGCCAAGGACCGCCGGGACGTGCAGGAGGAGCTGGTGCGGGCCCTCGCCGACGGCCCCGGGGTCGCGGTCTTCCGGGGCGCGTTCCCCGATCCCGCGGTCGTCGACCGCTTCACCGAGGTCTTCGACTCGCTGATCCGCGAGCAGTACGCGGCGGGCACGACCGCGGGCGACCACTTCGCGAAGCCCGGCGCCAACGAGCGGGTGTGGAACGCGCTGGAGAAGGCCGCCCTCTACGACCCGGCGGCGTTCGCCGACTACTACGCCAACCCCGTGCTCGCCCTGGTGTCCGAGGCCTGGCTCGGCCCCGGCTACCAGGTAACCTCGCAGGTCAACGTGGTCAATCCGGGCGGTCTCGCGCAGACCGCACACCGGGACTACCACCTCGGATTCCTCTCCGACGAGGCCGCCGCGGCCTACCCTGCGCACGTCCACCGCCTCTCCCCCGTGCTCACGCTCCAGGGTGCCGTCGCGCACTGCGACATGCCCGTGGAGTCGGGGCCGACGCTGTACCTGCCGTACTCGCAGCTGTTCGAGCCCGGGTACCTGGCGTGGCGGCGGCCGGAGTTCCAGGCGTACTTCAAGGAGCACCACGTCCAGCTGCCGCTCGCGAAGGGCGACGCGGTGTTCTTCAACCCGGCGCTGTTCCACGCGGCCGGGACCAACCGCACCACCGACGTGCGGCGCATGGCCAACCTGCTCCAGGTGTCCTCGGCCTTCGGGCGCGCCATGGAGACCGTGGACCGGGAGGCGGTGTCGAACGCCGTCTACCCGGCGCTGCTGCGCCGCAAGACGGACGGCGCGGACGCGGAGTGGCTGGACAACGTGATCGCCGCGAGCGCCGAGGGCTACCCCTTCCCCACCAATCTCGACAGCGACCCGCCGGTCGACGGACTCGCCCCGCCCTCGCAGGCCGACCTCGTACGGCGGGCGCTCGCCGAGGGATGGAACGCCCGGGTGCTCAGGGACGAACTCCGGGCGGGCGCCGACCGGCGCACGAGCTGA
- a CDS encoding LacI family DNA-binding transcriptional regulator, whose amino-acid sequence MRAPTIRDVADRAGVSKSLVSLVLRGSDQVRPEKREAVLRAVRELGYRPNAAARSLSEQRTRTVGVLLNDLRNPWFVDLLDGLNSLLHDNGLRMLLADARLNRRTGQDPAGPFLELGVDGLVVVGTLPEPAALQAVAERLPVVVAGAREPGPPGVDIVANDDERGARLVTEHLIGLGHRRVAHIAGYGAVGELRRRSFEATMRAHGLAAEAVVEPSDMTEEGGYRTTVRLLSRPDRPTAVFAVNDIAAIGAVSAAEELGLEIPRDLSVVGYDNTSIARLRHVWLTTVDNASHEVGRRAARRLLDRFEGRGGEGSTTLAAPALEIRGTTGAPPDGR is encoded by the coding sequence ATGAGAGCGCCGACGATCCGCGATGTGGCCGACCGGGCCGGTGTCTCCAAGTCGCTGGTCTCCCTCGTGCTGCGCGGTTCCGACCAGGTGCGCCCGGAGAAACGGGAGGCCGTGCTGCGGGCCGTGCGCGAACTCGGCTACCGCCCGAACGCCGCCGCCCGCAGCCTCAGCGAGCAGCGCACCCGCACGGTCGGCGTCCTCCTGAACGACCTGCGCAACCCCTGGTTCGTCGACCTGCTCGACGGCCTCAACTCGCTGCTCCACGACAACGGCCTGCGCATGCTCCTGGCCGACGCCCGACTCAACCGCCGTACCGGACAGGACCCGGCCGGCCCCTTCCTGGAGCTCGGCGTGGACGGCCTGGTCGTGGTCGGCACCCTGCCCGAACCCGCCGCGCTCCAGGCGGTGGCCGAACGCCTCCCGGTGGTGGTGGCCGGCGCGCGCGAGCCGGGTCCGCCGGGGGTGGACATCGTCGCCAACGACGACGAACGCGGGGCCCGCCTGGTCACCGAGCACCTGATCGGCCTCGGCCACCGCCGTGTCGCGCACATCGCGGGGTACGGGGCGGTCGGCGAACTGCGTCGGCGCAGCTTCGAGGCGACGATGCGGGCCCATGGCCTCGCGGCGGAGGCGGTCGTCGAGCCGAGCGACATGACCGAGGAGGGCGGCTACCGCACGACGGTCCGGTTGCTGAGCCGCCCCGACCGGCCGACGGCCGTCTTCGCCGTCAACGACATCGCCGCGATCGGCGCGGTCTCGGCCGCCGAGGAACTGGGTCTGGAGATCCCGCGCGACCTGTCCGTCGTCGGCTACGACAACACGAGCATCGCCCGGCTGCGCCACGTCTGGCTCACCACCGTCGACAACGCCAGCCACGAGGTCGGCCGCCGCGCCGCACGCCGTCTGCTCGACCGGTTCGAGGGACGCGGGGGAGAGGGCAGTACGACACTCGCCGCGCCGGCGCTGGAGATCCGGGGGACGACGGGGGCCCCGCCGGACGGGCGGTGA
- a CDS encoding Gfo/Idh/MocA family oxidoreductase: MVDTLGVAVVGFGWMGRVHTQAYARVPHHYPRLALRPELVTVADDVPGRAEEAAAQFGFAGATRDWREVAADPRVEAVSVTAPNFLHREIGVAMAEAGKHLWIEKPVGLTVGDARAVADAAARAGVRSTVGFNYRNAPAVEAARELIAAGEIGTVTHVRVRLLSDYAAHPQGALTWRFERARGGSGVLGDLASHGADLARFLLGDIVSLTADTAIFVPERARPTGATAGHTLATGELGPVENEDYVNCLLRFASGARGVLEACRVSVGEQNNYGFEVHGTKGAVFWDFRRMGELAVSRGSRYQDQPVSTVYVGPGDGEFGAFQPGAANAMGYDDLKVVEACRFLRSVAEGTPYGATLEDAVHSAAVLDAMSRSAQSGSWVDV; encoded by the coding sequence ATGGTGGACACGCTCGGCGTCGCCGTCGTCGGATTCGGCTGGATGGGGCGGGTGCACACCCAGGCGTACGCCCGTGTCCCGCACCACTACCCCCGGCTCGCCCTGCGTCCGGAGCTCGTGACCGTCGCCGACGACGTGCCGGGGCGGGCCGAGGAGGCCGCGGCGCAGTTCGGGTTCGCCGGGGCGACCCGCGACTGGCGCGAGGTCGCCGCCGACCCACGGGTCGAGGCGGTCAGCGTCACCGCGCCCAACTTCCTGCACCGCGAGATCGGCGTGGCGATGGCGGAGGCCGGCAAGCACCTGTGGATCGAGAAACCGGTCGGCCTCACCGTCGGGGACGCCCGGGCGGTGGCCGACGCGGCGGCGAGGGCCGGTGTGCGGAGCACGGTCGGCTTCAACTACCGCAACGCGCCCGCCGTCGAGGCCGCCCGCGAGCTGATCGCCGCCGGGGAGATCGGCACGGTCACCCATGTCCGCGTCCGGCTCCTCAGCGACTACGCGGCCCATCCGCAGGGCGCCCTCACCTGGCGCTTCGAACGCGCGCGCGGCGGCAGCGGCGTGCTCGGCGACCTCGCCTCGCACGGCGCCGACCTGGCCCGCTTCCTGCTCGGGGACATCGTCTCCCTGACCGCCGACACGGCGATCTTCGTGCCGGAGCGCGCCCGCCCCACCGGCGCCACGGCCGGGCACACCCTCGCCACGGGCGAACTCGGACCGGTCGAGAACGAGGACTACGTCAACTGCCTGCTGCGTTTCGCCTCGGGCGCCCGGGGTGTCCTGGAGGCCTGCCGGGTCTCGGTCGGCGAGCAGAACAACTACGGCTTCGAGGTGCACGGCACGAAGGGCGCGGTGTTCTGGGACTTCCGCCGCATGGGCGAGCTGGCCGTCAGCCGTGGCAGCCGCTACCAGGACCAGCCGGTCAGCACGGTGTACGTCGGCCCGGGCGACGGCGAGTTCGGCGCCTTCCAGCCGGGCGCGGCCAACGCCATGGGCTACGACGACCTGAAGGTCGTGGAGGCCTGCCGCTTCCTGCGCTCGGTCGCCGAGGGCACGCCGTACGGGGCCACGCTGGAGGACGCGGTGCACAGCGCGGCCGTACTGGACGCCATGTCCCGGTCCGCGCAGAGCGGTTCGTGGGTGGACGTGTAG
- a CDS encoding LacI family DNA-binding transcriptional regulator codes for MGHPYPIREIARQAGLSEATVDRVLNGRGGVRESTAREVRQAITDLDRQRTQVRLIGRTFMIDIVMQTPERFSTAVRAALEAELPALHPAVLRSRFHFRETGPVVELTRILDRIARRGSQGVILKAPDVPEVTAAVGRLAEAGIPVVTLVTDLPATARLAYVGIDNRAAGATAAYLMGQWLGDRPGNVLTSLSSGFFRNEEEREMGFRSAMRARHPQRAVVEIAEGQGLDATQYDLVRAALERDPQIRAVYSIGGGNIATLRAFEDLGRECAVFVAHDLDHDNDRLLREHRLSAVLHHDLRQDMREACHIVMRAHGALPPAGPTTPSAIQVVTPYNMPY; via the coding sequence GTGGGCCACCCCTACCCGATCCGGGAAATCGCACGTCAGGCGGGGCTTAGCGAGGCCACCGTCGACCGCGTCCTGAACGGCAGGGGAGGCGTCAGGGAGAGCACCGCCCGCGAAGTCCGCCAGGCGATCACCGACCTGGACCGGCAGCGCACCCAGGTACGGCTGATCGGCCGCACCTTCATGATCGACATAGTGATGCAGACCCCGGAGCGCTTCTCGACGGCCGTACGCGCCGCCCTGGAGGCCGAACTGCCCGCGCTGCACCCCGCCGTCCTGCGCTCACGCTTCCACTTCCGTGAGACCGGCCCGGTGGTGGAACTGACGAGGATCCTCGACCGGATAGCCCGGCGCGGCTCCCAGGGAGTGATCCTCAAGGCCCCGGACGTCCCCGAGGTCACGGCGGCCGTCGGCCGGCTCGCGGAGGCGGGCATCCCGGTGGTCACCCTCGTCACCGACCTGCCCGCCACGGCCCGCCTCGCCTACGTCGGCATCGACAACCGGGCGGCGGGAGCGACCGCCGCCTACCTCATGGGCCAGTGGCTCGGCGACCGTCCCGGCAACGTCCTCACGAGCCTCAGCAGCGGGTTCTTCCGCAACGAGGAGGAGCGGGAGATGGGGTTCCGCAGCGCCATGCGCGCCCGGCATCCGCAACGGGCGGTGGTGGAGATCGCCGAGGGGCAGGGCCTGGACGCCACGCAGTACGACCTCGTGCGGGCCGCGCTGGAGCGGGACCCGCAGATCCGGGCGGTCTACTCGATCGGCGGCGGCAACATCGCCACGCTCCGGGCCTTCGAGGACCTCGGCCGGGAGTGCGCGGTGTTCGTGGCCCACGACCTCGACCACGACAACGACCGGCTGCTGCGGGAACACCGCCTGTCGGCCGTACTGCACCACGACCTGCGGCAGGACATGCGCGAGGCGTGCCACATCGTGATGCGGGCCCACGGGGCGCTGCCGCCGGCGGGACCGACGACGCCTTCGGCGATCCAGGTGGTGACGCCGTACAACATGCCGTACTGA
- a CDS encoding GntR family transcriptional regulator, with product MPKEARPSTGEQAKQHAFAQLRQAILHGEMAPAQRLVENELAEQFGVTRASIRAALIDLEAQGLVERIRNRGSRVRVVTVEEAVAITECRMVLEGLCAAKAATLASDEQLAELTELGTAMTKAVADGEPVTYSELNQELHAKVREFSGQRTAVDLLERLNAQLVRHRFQLALRPGRPQHSLNEHLAMIETIRARDPQAAEKAVRAHLTSVIEALRD from the coding sequence ATGCCGAAGGAAGCCCGTCCGAGCACCGGGGAGCAGGCCAAGCAGCATGCGTTCGCGCAGCTGCGGCAGGCGATCCTGCACGGCGAGATGGCGCCGGCACAGCGGCTGGTGGAGAACGAGCTCGCCGAGCAGTTCGGTGTGACACGGGCCAGCATCCGGGCCGCGCTCATCGATCTGGAGGCCCAGGGCCTCGTCGAGCGGATCCGCAACCGGGGTTCCCGGGTGCGGGTGGTGACCGTCGAGGAGGCGGTCGCCATCACCGAGTGCCGCATGGTCCTCGAAGGGCTGTGCGCGGCCAAGGCGGCGACCCTGGCCAGCGACGAGCAGCTCGCCGAGCTGACCGAACTGGGCACGGCGATGACCAAGGCCGTGGCCGACGGCGAGCCGGTGACCTACTCCGAGCTCAACCAGGAGCTGCACGCCAAGGTGCGGGAGTTCTCCGGCCAGCGGACCGCCGTGGATCTGCTGGAGCGGCTCAACGCCCAACTGGTGCGCCACCGCTTCCAGTTGGCACTGCGTCCGGGACGCCCGCAGCACTCCCTGAACGAACACCTGGCGATGATCGAGACGATCAGGGCCAGGGACCCGCAGGCGGCCGAGAAGGCCGTCCGCGCCCACCTCACCAGCGTGATCGAGGCGCTGCGCGACTGA
- a CDS encoding cupin domain-containing protein, with amino-acid sequence MDHSFVLHVPDAELTSEPLAREQIVSGTPEVTGKVVWESEDGRQIRGIWQITPGVVTDTEADELFVVVSGSATIEVEGGPTLNVGPGDMAVLRQGDRTTWTVHETLRKAYAINL; translated from the coding sequence ATGGATCACAGCTTCGTACTGCACGTCCCCGACGCCGAGCTCACGTCGGAGCCCCTCGCACGGGAGCAGATCGTCTCCGGGACGCCCGAGGTGACCGGGAAGGTGGTCTGGGAGTCGGAGGACGGGCGTCAGATCCGGGGCATCTGGCAGATCACCCCGGGCGTCGTCACCGACACGGAGGCGGACGAGCTGTTCGTCGTCGTCAGCGGCTCGGCGACCATCGAGGTCGAGGGCGGCCCGACGCTGAACGTGGGGCCCGGCGACATGGCCGTACTGCGCCAGGGCGACCGTACGACGTGGACCGTGCACGAGACGCTGCGGAAGGCCTACGCGATCAACCTCTGA
- a CDS encoding SDR family oxidoreductase, which produces MGLLDDKVVLVNGGSQGVGAAIARAAVREGAVVAVSGRRPEPGEALVAELEAAGGKALFVRADLADAEQARSSVTRVVEAYGRVDCLVNSAGLTSRGTLLDTTPELFDQHIAINLKAPFFAMQAAVADMVGRGAPGTVVNIITSSAHGGQPFLAPYVAAKAGLIGLTRNAAHAHRWDRVRINGLNIGWTATEGEDATQKAFHGAGDDWREEAAARLPMGKLGQPDEIADFVVLLLSDRSGVVTGSVIDWDQNVLGGLD; this is translated from the coding sequence ATGGGACTTCTCGACGACAAGGTCGTCCTCGTCAACGGCGGCAGCCAGGGCGTCGGTGCCGCGATCGCACGGGCCGCCGTGCGCGAGGGGGCGGTCGTGGCGGTCAGCGGGCGCCGGCCGGAGCCCGGTGAGGCGCTGGTCGCCGAGCTGGAGGCGGCCGGCGGCAAGGCGCTGTTCGTCCGCGCCGACCTCGCCGACGCCGAGCAGGCCAGGTCCTCCGTCACCCGGGTCGTCGAGGCGTACGGCCGGGTCGACTGCCTGGTGAACTCCGCGGGGCTCACCTCCCGGGGCACCCTGCTCGACACCACGCCCGAACTGTTCGACCAGCACATCGCGATCAACCTGAAGGCGCCGTTCTTCGCGATGCAGGCGGCGGTCGCGGACATGGTCGGCCGGGGGGCGCCCGGCACGGTCGTCAACATCATCACGTCCTCGGCGCACGGCGGGCAGCCCTTCCTCGCGCCCTACGTGGCCGCGAAGGCCGGCCTGATCGGTCTGACCCGCAACGCCGCGCACGCCCACCGCTGGGACCGGGTCCGGATCAACGGCCTGAACATCGGCTGGACGGCGACCGAGGGCGAGGACGCCACCCAGAAGGCCTTCCACGGCGCCGGCGACGACTGGCGCGAGGAGGCCGCGGCCAGGCTCCCGATGGGCAAGCTCGGCCAGCCCGACGAGATCGCGGACTTCGTGGTCCTGCTGCTGTCCGACCGGTCGGGCGTGGTCACCGGATCGGTGATCGACTGGGACCAGAACGTCCTGGGCGGCCTCGACTGA
- a CDS encoding Gfo/Idh/MocA family oxidoreductase — translation MRIGILGLGRIGAFHAETLSGLDVVDSLVLTDPFAEAAKSAADRFGGEVVDSPEALLAAGVDGIVVAAATDAHPGLILAGVEAGIPVFCEKPVAKHMSEGVEVLKAVQGSDVPIQIGYNRRFDTGFVNARAAVRSGELGKLHTVRSTTLDPAPPPAAYVAASGGIFRDCSVHDFDIIRWVTGREVVEVYAVGGNRGADYIKEAGDADTTGAILTLDDGTIAVVSNSRHNARGYDVRMEIHGFTDSIAVGLEDKLPLRSVEPGVTFPAGTPHDFFMDRFTAAYRAELTAFTEVVAGTRPSPCTVADALEAGWIAEACTLSLHEHRPVTIAEVRSA, via the coding sequence ATGCGCATCGGAATCCTCGGCCTCGGCCGCATCGGCGCCTTCCACGCCGAGACCCTCTCCGGACTCGACGTGGTCGACTCCCTCGTGCTCACCGACCCCTTCGCCGAGGCCGCCAAGTCCGCCGCTGACCGGTTCGGCGGCGAGGTCGTGGACTCGCCCGAGGCCCTGCTGGCCGCCGGCGTGGACGGCATCGTGGTCGCCGCCGCCACGGACGCCCACCCCGGACTGATCCTGGCCGGTGTCGAGGCCGGCATCCCCGTCTTCTGCGAGAAGCCCGTCGCCAAGCACATGAGCGAGGGCGTCGAGGTCCTCAAGGCCGTCCAGGGCAGTGACGTACCGATCCAGATCGGCTACAACCGTCGCTTCGACACCGGTTTCGTGAACGCGCGGGCCGCCGTCCGGTCGGGTGAGCTGGGCAAGCTGCACACCGTGCGCTCGACCACCCTTGACCCGGCCCCGCCGCCGGCCGCGTACGTCGCCGCCTCCGGGGGCATCTTCCGGGACTGCTCGGTGCACGACTTCGACATCATCCGCTGGGTGACCGGCCGCGAGGTCGTCGAGGTGTACGCCGTGGGCGGCAACCGCGGCGCCGACTACATCAAGGAGGCGGGCGACGCCGACACCACCGGCGCGATCCTCACCCTCGACGACGGCACGATCGCGGTGGTCTCCAACTCCCGCCACAACGCCCGGGGTTACGACGTCCGCATGGAGATCCACGGCTTCACCGACTCCATCGCCGTGGGCCTGGAGGACAAGCTGCCGCTGCGCTCGGTCGAGCCCGGGGTGACCTTCCCCGCGGGCACCCCGCACGACTTCTTCATGGACCGCTTCACCGCGGCCTACCGCGCCGAACTGACCGCGTTCACCGAGGTCGTGGCCGGCACCCGGCCCTCGCCGTGCACCGTCGCGGACGCGCTGGAGGCGGGCTGGATCGCCGAGGCGTGCACGCTGTCCCTGCACGAGCACCGCCCGGTGACGATCGCCGAGGTCCGCTCCGCCTGA